The following proteins are encoded in a genomic region of Magnolia sinica isolate HGM2019 chromosome 1, MsV1, whole genome shotgun sequence:
- the LOC131236976 gene encoding NADH dehydrogenase [ubiquinone] 1 beta subcomplex subunit 8, mitochondrial-like, with the protein MAGNLSKVASRIMGGNGVVSRSVSSSLRLRAGMGLPVGKHIVLDKPLPANNELIWDNGTPFPEPCIDQLAPTIGKYEALGWLCGGLSFFAVVWNDKASKIPFVSSAVRS; encoded by the exons ATGGCAGGAAATCTGAGCAAAGTAGCATCGAGGATAATGGGAGGAAACGGAGTTGTCAGTCGATCCGTCTCTTCCTCCCTTCGCCTTCGAGCTGGCATGGGTCTCCCTGTCGGCAAACACATCGTCCTTGACAAACCA CTTCCCGCAAACAACGAGCTGATTTGGGACAACGGCACCCCTTTTCCCGAACCCTGCATCGATCAGCTCGCCCCCACCATCGGAAAg TATGAAGCATTAGGATGGCTTTGCGGAGGCTTGAGTTTCTTTGCTGTTGTCTGGAACGACAAAGCATCTAAGATTCCCTTTGTAAGTTCCGCTGTTCGTTCTTGA